From a single Mesorhizobium shangrilense genomic region:
- the sufD gene encoding Fe-S cluster assembly protein SufD, translated as MNMHTQPQRTLAETAIIDAFGERLSLLPGDGAVTLKRDDAIEAIKSGLPTRRVESWHYTDLRRLLTSVPDFDPTASVRAVAPIVDGSAVLPLLNGVSATKVPAIEGVTIQRLSEKLTDGSIAAGLDPYGTDDAIGALNTAFVADGYFVDIADGARLEKPIELQNLQAGGQTHVRLPVRVGADARATIVERQSGEGSGLASSVSQLVLGEGAEVMWLIVQEQPETATHLAQFKAHLGKNSKLTLFVMNAGGKLVRQEIVVKTTGEGADFKLRGINLLAGDTHTDVTMVLDHAVPRTTSTEIIRNVVTGRAHGVFQGRINVHQYAQKTNAKMACNTLLLSDDGEFSTKPELEIFADDVVCGHGATVTEIDHDHLFYLMARGVDEKSARGLLVKAFVAEVIEELDDETIVDALEARLDGWFAAHG; from the coding sequence ATGAATATGCATACACAACCGCAGCGGACGCTGGCTGAAACGGCGATCATCGACGCTTTCGGCGAGCGGTTGTCGCTGCTGCCGGGCGATGGCGCCGTGACGCTGAAGCGCGACGACGCGATCGAGGCGATCAAGAGCGGCCTGCCGACGCGGCGCGTCGAATCCTGGCACTACACCGACCTGCGCCGTCTGTTGACGTCGGTGCCGGATTTCGATCCGACGGCCAGCGTGAGGGCCGTAGCGCCGATCGTTGACGGTTCTGCCGTCCTGCCCCTCCTCAACGGCGTGTCGGCGACAAAAGTACCTGCAATCGAAGGCGTCACCATTCAACGTCTGTCGGAAAAACTGACCGACGGCAGCATCGCTGCGGGGCTTGATCCCTATGGAACCGACGATGCGATCGGCGCCCTGAACACCGCTTTTGTCGCCGACGGCTATTTCGTCGACATCGCTGACGGCGCCAGGCTGGAAAAGCCGATCGAATTGCAGAACCTGCAGGCCGGCGGCCAGACGCATGTGCGTCTTCCGGTGCGCGTCGGCGCCGATGCCCGGGCGACCATTGTCGAGCGCCAGTCGGGCGAGGGCAGTGGCTTGGCAAGTTCGGTCAGCCAGCTTGTGCTGGGTGAGGGTGCCGAAGTGATGTGGCTCATCGTGCAGGAGCAGCCGGAAACGGCCACGCATCTTGCCCAGTTCAAGGCGCATCTCGGCAAGAATTCGAAGCTGACGCTGTTCGTCATGAACGCTGGCGGCAAGCTTGTACGCCAGGAGATCGTCGTGAAGACGACCGGCGAAGGCGCCGACTTCAAGCTGCGCGGCATCAACCTGCTTGCCGGCGACACCCATACCGACGTGACCATGGTGCTCGACCACGCCGTGCCGCGCACCACGTCGACGGAAATCATCCGCAACGTGGTTACAGGGCGGGCGCATGGCGTGTTCCAGGGCCGCATCAACGTCCATCAATACGCCCAGAAGACCAACGCCAAGATGGCCTGCAACACGTTGCTGCTGTCTGATGATGGCGAGTTCTCGACCAAGCCGGAACTCGAAATCTTCGCCGACGATGTTGTCTGCGGCCATGGCGCGACGGTCACCGAGATCGACCACGATCATCTGTTCTATCTGATGGCGCGCGGCGTTGACGAGAAGAGCGCGCGCGGCCTTCTGGTGAAGGCGTTCGTGGCGGAAGTGATCGAGGAACTGGACGACGAGACCATCGTCGACGCGCTGGAAGCGCGGCTCGACGGCTGGTTCGCGGCGCACGGGTGA
- the sufC gene encoding Fe-S cluster assembly ATPase SufC, which translates to MLEIKNLHARIASTGTEIIRGLNLTVKAGEVAAIMGPNGSGKSTLSYILAGRDDYEVTEGDILYNGQSILEMDPAERATAGIFLAFQYPMEIPGVATMEFLKVAMNEQRKARGEEPLKIPEFLKRVKEAAASLNMDMAMLKRPLNVGFSGGEKKRAEILQMKLLEPKLCVLDETDSGLDIDALKIVSDGVNALRSPERAIVVITHYQRLLDHIVPDTVHVLYKGQVIKSGDKSLALDLEANGYAGVIGEAA; encoded by the coding sequence ATGCTTGAGATCAAGAACCTGCATGCCCGCATTGCCTCGACCGGCACGGAGATCATCCGCGGCTTGAACCTGACGGTGAAGGCCGGCGAGGTCGCCGCCATCATGGGGCCGAACGGCTCCGGTAAATCGACGCTGTCCTACATCCTCGCCGGTCGCGACGACTACGAGGTCACCGAGGGCGACATCCTTTATAACGGCCAGTCGATCCTCGAAATGGATCCGGCCGAGCGCGCCACCGCCGGCATCTTCCTCGCCTTCCAGTATCCGATGGAGATACCGGGCGTGGCGACGATGGAATTCCTCAAAGTGGCGATGAACGAGCAGCGCAAGGCGCGCGGCGAGGAGCCGCTCAAGATTCCGGAATTCCTCAAGCGCGTGAAGGAAGCCGCCGCCTCGCTCAACATGGACATGGCGATGCTGAAGCGGCCGCTCAATGTCGGTTTCTCCGGCGGCGAGAAGAAGCGCGCCGAGATCCTGCAGATGAAGCTGCTGGAGCCAAAGCTGTGCGTGCTCGACGAGACGGATTCCGGCCTCGATATCGACGCCTTGAAGATCGTGTCCGACGGCGTCAACGCGCTGCGTTCCCCGGAGCGCGCCATCGTCGTCATCACCCACTATCAGCGCCTGCTCGATCACATCGTGCCGGACACGGTGCACGTGCTCTACAAGGGGCAGGTCATCAAGTCGGGCGACAAATCGCTGGCACTCGACCTCGAAGCCAATGGCTATGCCGGTGTGATCGGCGAAGCCGCGTGA